CCCACCCGCTCCAGCGCTTCGATGGCGGCTTTACGGGGGTTCTTAACGCGATTCGAGCGATCATACAACAGTGGCAACTCCACATTTTCCACCGCCGTGGTACGCGCCAACAGATTGAAGCCCTGGAATACGAATCCGATCTTCAGATTCCGGACATCTGCCAACTTGTTCTTTGAGAGCGAGTCGACCCGGATACCATCCAGCTCGTACGTTCCCGAGGACGGGTAGTCCAGGCCGCCAAGGATATTCATGAAGGTGGATTTGCCGGATCCCGATGCGCCCATGATGGCTACCATCTCCCCCTTGACAACGTCTACATCCACGCCCCGGAGGGCGTGCACCTGGGTCTTCCCCATCTGGTAGACTTTCCGGATGTCTCTCGTCCGGATGACCGCATCTTGTTCCTGATTCGTCATGATCAGAATCCGCCGCCGCGGCCGAATGAAGGTCTGCTGCCGGCATCGCTGCTGGACTGGAATGGATTGCTGAAACCACCCGAAGCTTCGGTTTCGGTGACGCCAGCGACAATCTGCATACCATCGCTCAGCCCCTCGCCCCGGATTTCCGTGGAGGATCCGTCGGTGATTCCGGTTTCCACGCGCACGGTCTGTACCTGTCCGGCTTCATCCAGATACCAGAGCAACGCCCGGTTGGATGCGCCTCCGAATCCCCCGTTCATTCCGGCGGGTCGACCGCCGCCCGCGCCGGTCGGCGCACCACCGGAGGCTGCGCGTGACCCGGACGCCGAATCGCCATTTGCAGCGCGCTGGGCCTCCATGCGCGCTCGCAGCTCACCCATCATCCGCTCGGTGGGACGAAACCTGAGAGCAGCGTTGGGAATCATGTACACATCCTCCACGCGCTCAATCAGGAAGTCGACGGTGGCGGTCATGCCCGGCAGCAGACGGCCGTCCGCATTGTCCACATCGATGACAGCGGTATAGGTGACCACGTTGTTCGTGACGGTGGACTGGAGACGGACCTGCCGGACCACGCCGTCAAACATCTGGTTGTCGTAGGCCTGCACCGTGAATCGAGCCTTCTGTCCGGGCTGGATCTGCCCGATATCGCCCTCGTCGACCGAGGCCTGGATTTCGAGGCGCTTCAAGTCGTTCGCTATCAGGAACAGCTGGGGCGCCGACAGACTGGCGGCAACCGTCTGGCCTTCATCCACATTGCGTTCTATGACCACGCCATCGATGGGCGAAATGATGGTCGCATAGGACAGGTTCCGCTGGGCCCGCTCCAGACTGATGGACGCCGTCTGGATACCCGCCTTTGCGATATCCAGATTGTAGGCGGCCTGGTTGAGGGCGACCTCCGTGGTGAACCCCTTCTCATGGAGTTCCTTCACGCGATCATACTCGCGCTGGTTGAATTCAAGTTGGGCCCGGGCCCGGACCAGGCTCGCATTGGCATCCCGCACGGATGATGCCAAGAGTGTCGTATCAATCCGGGCAATGACCTGTCCACGACGGACCGGGTCATTGAAGTCCACATAGATCTGATTGACGATGCCGGACACCTGCGTGCCGACCTGGACCGTCGTGACCGCATCCAGGGTGCCTGTCGATGCTACGACAGACTCCAGGTTGCCCTTTGAAACGTTGACGAACCGGTATTCCACTCCCGTGGTCTCGGCGGGGCGGGTAGCATACCAGATGGCGCCTGCGCCGACAACCAGTACGGCAACAATGGCAAGAATGCGTGTCATCAGTCAGAATTGGATTGTTTGGAAGATTTGTCGGCCGAGTCACGCCGATCGAGCCAGGCGGACATGTCCTGTTGTTGTTCGGGGGTCAGGATGGTCCTGAGTTCGACGCGCATGGAGTCCAGGATGACCCGACGCTGGTCGTAGACATCTCCGAAGATCACGTTGAATCGCTCCTGGTATCGCGTCGTCAGGTCCCTGAGTTCAGCCTCCTGGGTCGCATCCGTCGGCGTGGTGTACGCTTCAATCATGTGATACAGCCCCCCTGCGCCGCGCATGGTGCGCAGGCGGTCCATCCGTTGGTTATGCACGATGGACCAGCCAATGGCCCCGATGCCGATACCGACAAGGAGGGTCACCAGGAGGACCAGGACGGATTTGGTTTGTGTTTTCATGGGTTCAGTTTCACGATGTCTGTGATCCTCAGAATCAATGATCCTCGAAATCGGGATTGTAGGCGACGGCTACCGTAACCGACGGCAGGCCCAACAAACGGTCTGCCGTACTGTCGATGCCCGGCATGTCCGTGGTCAGCCGCAGATTGTAGAGAAGCAGCCCGATCAGGACGACCAGGCACGCGGCAACGACAGGGCGGAACCAGCCCAGGATCCCGAATGTCATGTCGTCAAAGGCTCCCCGTGAAGCCTTCTGTCCGACCAGGCCCTGCTCCCGGGCCTTGCGCACAATCCGGTCCGCCAGCATGGGTCGCAGCGCTTCCTTGCGCTCCTGTTCGACCATGCTGCCCAGCCATGTTCTCAGTTGACGGTGTTCTTCCATGATTCAGAGTGCCTCCGTCGCCGCTGCCTTTTCAACGCGGGACAGTTCGATTTTGAGGGCGTCCGTACCCCGCTTCAGGCGGGAGAGGACGGTTCCGTATTTGATTCCGAGGACATTCGCCGTCTCTTCGGTGGACAACTCTTCCACCAGCCGCAACAAGACGACAATCCGTTGTTTTTCCGGCAGGGCATTCAGGGCCCGTCTGAGCGCCATGTTCCGCTCCGCATCCGCCACGGAATCGGTGGCTTCCACACTGCCCCCGGCTGACTCCAGGTCACTCGACGTGCCCCAGGCTTGCAACCAACGGCGCCGCTTTCGTGCGCGCAGCACATCCAGACTGCGATTGATGGCAATCCGTGTGATGAACGTCCTCAGTGTTGCATCGCCGCGGAAGGTATCCATGTTGGCATGAAGCTTTACGAACACCTCCTGCACCACATCGTCCACCTCCTGCGTGTTGCCCAGCAGTCCGGTTACTGTTCGCGTAACCGAATCCAGATGCTCCTCCACCAAGCGGCGAAAGGCCCGTTCATCGCCATTCCGGATTGCGGCTGCCTGGACGTGTTCCTCTACAATATGCAGGGTTCCGGTTCGTTCAAACGACCTGATGTCCCGCTGTTCAGCGCTGGTCAAGCTCCGTTCAGGGACAGGGATCGCTATGGAAATGGAGGAGATCACTTCGGGCAATCGCGGGTTCAATCCGTTTGATTCGGGAAACGTGTCCGGTTCCGGCCTGCGCCGGGTCCCGGTCTGCCCCTTTGACGTCCGGACACCCGATTGCATTCCACCGAACACGACGGCCGTGCAAGCGTACCCCGGGACCACCCAACAAAGATACTGCCGTGGCGCTGACGTTGCGATTATACAACACCCTCACCCGTTCCGTGGAAGCCGTTCGTCCCATCCGGGATGGTCATCTCTCGTTCTATTCGTGCGGCCCGACCGTCTACTCGTACGCCCATATCGGGAATTTCCGGTCTTTCATCACGGCTGACCTCATTTACAGGACGGCCCGGGCGCTTGGATTCGACGTGAGCTATGCCACGAATATCACGGACGTCGGGCACCTGACGGAAGATGACATCAGTGATGCTGGCGGCGAGGACCGTATGGCGAAGGCCCTCCGGTCCAAGGAAGGCGAAGCATTCGCGAATGTATGGGACCTCGCCCGGCACTATGCCGAGGAACTGGAAAGCGACTGGCAGCGGCTGAACCTTCTCGAACCGTCCGTTCGTCCGCGGGCCACGGAACACATGCGAGAACAGATCCAGGCTGTGGAACGGCTGCTTGCGGACGGCCACGCGTATGAAACGGCCAGTGGGGTATACTTTTCCGTCGCCTCCTTCCCCGAGTACGGCAGACTCTCCGGAAACCGGGACGCAGAAGGCTTGGAGCAGCGCGTCCGGAACGTGGTGGACGACCCGGAAAAGCGGGACCCGCGGGATTTTGCCCTCTGGAAGAAGGACGACGCGCACCTCATGCAGTGGTACAGCCCATGGGGATGGGGATTCCCGGGATGGCACATTGAGTGCTCCGTGATGGCCATGGCCTATCTGGGCGACGAAATCGACATCCACGCCGGAGGCGAAGACCTGATCTTCCCGCATCACGAATGCGAAATTGCGCAGTCAGAGTCGCTTACGGGCAAGCCCTTCGCACGGCATTGGGTGCACACCCGCTTCCTGCAGGTGGAGGGTGAGAAGATGAGCAAGAGCTCCGGGAATTTCTTCACGGTCCGCCAACTGGTTGCTCCCGAATCGGATGGAGGCCGCGGTATCGATCCGCTGGCCATCCGCATGACCCTCCTTGCTGGCCACTACCGCAAACCCTTCAACTTCACGTTCGAGACGGTCAAAGCCCACGTCCGGCACCGGGAACGCATTGTGGAAGCATCCAAGCTGGTGGATACCATTCTTGCAGGTGCGACGGACACAAGCGCGGAATTCGCTCCGGAGGGACCGCCCACGGCAACCCCCGGCGACGACAACCGGTTCGCTCCACTCATGGATCGTGCACTGGAGGCCATGGCGGACGACCTGAACACCCCTTCTGCACTGGCTGTCCTGTTCGAGGGCGTCAAACAAATCCTGTCGGCCGGAAAATCCCTTCCGCTCTCCGATGCACACGCCGCCAGGGCGTGGCTGGACGGCATGAACGACCTTCTGGGTGTCGTCGACGCATCCTCCATCCCCACCGACGCCGCCGGCGACCCTGCTCCCAACCCGGAGGATGCACGGATTGACGCGCTGCTCGCCGAACGGATGGCCGCCCGCGCGTCGCGGGACTTCGCCCGGGCCGATGCCATCCGGGACCAGATCGCAGCCATGGGGATCGAAATCATGGATACGCCCGAAGGGGCACGCTGGAAGCGCAAATCAAACGTTTAGTCGCCATGCCCTACGCCACACGATTGCTGGATTACGGAACCCTTTCGGGCGGTCTCGCCCGGATGATGGACCGCTTCAAGACCGACGGTACCCTCATCGGGACCAGCGAAGAAGACGCATACATCTGCGACAACGCCAATGCCGCGCTGCTCGGCATGCTGTATGATCAGCGGGTCCGCGCCGAATTTGCCTTCACCGGCCCGCATCGGTTGAAAGAACGCCTGGGACACCTCGACATGCAGCGGATTGCGGACATGGATCCGGACGTCCTCCGGGAAACCTTTGCCGAGAAGCCTGCCGTGCATCGGTTCACGAATGTAATGGCCGATCGGACGCAGGCCATAGCCCGGATTGTGGCTGACGAATACGGTGGCAACGCGGCCAACATGTGGAACGACGGTTCGGACTTTCCGACCATCCGCAAGCGACTCATGGCGCTTCCGGGATTCGGCAAGATGAAGGCCGAAAAGATGAAATACGTACTGCACTACTTCGGCCACCGGGACTTCTCCTGAATTCGGCCTGAAGAGGCGTCCGGACGGCCGTTACCGGCGCCAGAACGCCGGCACGAACACGATGATGACCGTGAAAATCTCCAGTCGGCCGGCGAGCATGAGGAACGACAGTACCCATTTCCCGGCATCCGGCAGGTGGGCATAGTTCTCGGCCGGTCCGAACGTCCCGAACGCCGGCCCGATGTTGCCGACGCTGGACAGCGTGGCCCCGAATGCGGAGAGCAGGTCCATCCCGACGAACGCCATGGCCAGCGTCCCGAAACCGATGAGACCCAGGTACAGGACAATGAACGAAACGACGTTCTTGAGCACATCGGCCGGGACGGTACGTCCACCCAGCCGAACCGGCAGGATGGCTTGCGGATGAACCAGTTGCCGGAGTTCCTTGAATGAGTTCTTGAACATCAGGACATGCCGGATGACCTTCACCCCCCCTCCGGTCGATCCGGCCATGCCCCCGATGAAAAAACACAGGAAGATGACGCCCAGGGCCAATGGCGGCCACAGTTCGTAGTCGGCCGTACCGAATCCGGTCGTGGTGATGATGGACACCGCCTGGAACGCACCGTACCGGAAGGCTTCCATGAGCGAGGCATACCCCTCGAAGACCATGCCATCCCCCGGATCGGGCAACAGCGCCAGTGAAGGAGCCCACAGGCCGAACGTCAGGATAATCGTGGAAACGGCCACGATACCGACATACACGCGAAGCTCGACATCCCGGAAAACCGTAATCACCTCGCCGCGCAGCATCCGGTAGTGAAGTGCGAAGTTGACCCCCGCAAGGAACATGAACACGGTCACAATCGCATCCACATATCCTGAACCGAACTGTCCGATCGATCCGTTCAGCGTCGAGAATCCACCTGTCGCCAACGTCGCCATGGCATGATTCACGGAATCGAAGAACGACATGGCAGGCAACAAAGCCACGACCTGGACGGCGGTAATGCCCACATAGATCATCCACAACCGCTTTGCCGTATCCCGGACCCGGGGCGTCAGCTTGTCCGCGCTGGGGCCGGGCACTTCGGCCTTGTACAACTGCATTCCCCCGACACCCAACAGCGGCAGGATGGCCAGCGTGAGAACGATGATGCCCATCCCACCCATCCAGTGGGTCAGGCTGCGCCACATCAGGAACGACTTGGGGACGTCTTCAATGGCCGGTGTGTCAGCTCCCCCAAGAATGGTGGCCCCTGTCGTGGTGAACCCGCTGATGGTTTCGAAGAAGGCGTTCGTATAGGAGTCCAGGGTACCGGCAAGGACCATGGGCAGGGCACCGAGCACCGAAAGCAGGAACCACGACACGGCTACGATGGCGAACCCCTCCCGGATGCGGAGCTCCCGCTGCTCCTCGGGACCCTTCAGCAACCACGCAGCAACACCGGTAAGCAGACAGCCGGCTCCGGTTACCGCATAGGCCCACCAGGCGTCCTCCCCGTAGACCAACCCGGTAAGCGCCGGGACCATGAGGAACAGGCCCAGGAAAAACACGAGGAAACCCAGCGTGGTAAATACGGCGCGAAGATTCAGTACCATTTCATCGGGCCGCAAACAGGGCTTCCAGCTTCGAGACCATCTTCGGCATGACAAACACGTAGGCCCGGTCCCCTTCCCGGATGCTGGTGTGGCCCGTGGCCACTTCCACTCCGTCCGAGTGGATAACGGCACCAATCAGCATGCCGGACGGCAAATTCAGACTCTTCAGCGGATTCCGGGTGATATCGGACCGCGTTCCGGCTTCGATTTCGAGGATTTCCGCGTCCATTCCGTGTACCGTGGCCACTGATTTGATGTGCTTCCCCCGGAGGAACCGCAGGATTTCCCGCGACACAGCCAGTTTCTTGTTCACGGCGGCATCCAGCCCGATGGACTGACTGATGGGGATATACGCTGCCTGCGACAGCAGCGCCACCGTCTTGTGCACCTGCAAGTGCTTGGCCAGCAGACACGATACCAGGTTCGACTCTTCGTCGTCGGTCACGGCGACGAACGCGTCCATGTCCGACAGACCTTCCGTCACGAGCAGGTCGATATCCGTTGCCGAACCGTGAATGACCAGACACCCGGGCAACAAATCGGCCAATTCCTCGGCTCGTTCACGATCCGGTTCCACCAGTTTCACGCGCTTGTTCTTTTCCGAAGAGAGTGAAAGCGCCACCTTGGCTCCCACGTCGGTTCCACCAAGGATCATGATGTTCGATATGCGCCGATCCGACTTTCCGAGCAGACGGGTGACCGGCGGAATCTCATTGGGTCGCGCCAACACGAACACCTGGTCCCCCTTGCGAAAACGCTCCGTACCCGTCGGAAGCAGCGTCCGGATACCCCGGACAATGGCCATGACCCGGAATCGGATGTCGGGCAAATCCGCGACCACTTCCTGCAGCGTCTTGCCGATGACCTCTGCGTCCGGGTCGAGCCGCAAGCCCACCAGGTGCAACTGGCCGTCGGCCATGGACAGGACGTCCGTAGCGCTGGCCCGGCGGATGAGCCGGGTAATCTCGGAGGCCACGCTCTCCTCGGGATGGATGACCAGGTCAATGCCGAAATCGGAGGATTTCAATACCGACTGGGTACGGGACAATTCCGACGAACGGACACGGGCCACCGTCGTCGGGACACCCATCCGGTCGGCCAGCATGCATGCAATGATATTCACCTCATCGATGGCCGTCACGGCCACCAGGATGTCCGCCTGTCGTACACCGGCATCTTCCAGGACCGTAGCCGACGTGCCGTTTCCCTGGAGTGTGAGCACGTCCAGTTTGTCCGCCACGTGCGCCAGCTCCTCGGATTCGAGATCCACGACCACGACATCGTGATCCGATTGGGACAACAATTTCGCCACATCGAACCCGACGACACCGGCACCGATTACAATGGCTTTCATACGGGCCACTCCTGGCGCGTCCACGCCTGCTCCCAGAACATCCACTCGAATCGGACACTGGCCCGGAATGCCCGTTTGGCCGCTTCCCGATCCTCCGGGGATGCAAATCCGGCCTGCTTCTCCAGCCGGGCGAGCAACGCATTGGTATAGGTGATGAATCCAGGATCCGCATAGGTGCCCAACCAGGCTGCATACGGATGGGAGTCGGAATACTCAGGAAGACCCATGCCGACTTCGGTGTACAGCCACGGGCATGGGGCAAGGGCGGCAAGAGCAACCAGGAGAGAGCCGGACTGCGCACTCGCCACCATGTGGGTGCTGTAGGCGTGCGCGTTCGGCGTCAGATCGAGGTGCCGGACATCCTCCGGCGTGTAACCCAGTCGTTCACCGTACCCGCTGTGGAGTTCCTGCTCCACGACCAAGGCCAGACGGGCGGCATCCACGAACCAGAGCTTGTCTTCCGGATGCGGACAGCGAACGGAAATCAGGCTGCACGCATCGGCAAACGCCTCCAGGTAGCGCGCGTCCTGCATTTGATAGAACCGGAAGCGATCGGCATCGAGCGTGCCGTCAATCAATGCGCCGACAAACGGATGCGTTGTGGCAGACTGCCACTCGTCCTCTGCGAACGTTCGACAGGTACCAGCGAATTCGGGTATGAGAAGGTCCAGGATGGGTCCTCAGCAAGTTGGATCAAGCATGAAAGATACCACCATCGGACGTTCCCTGCACACGGTCGGCGTCCGGCAGGCGGATCCAGAATACGGTGCCCTCGCCCAGGGTCGACTCGAATCCGATCTCTCCCTCCATGGTCTCGATGGTGCGACGCGCAATGGCCAAGCCGAGGCCGCTTCCGCTCGTCTTCGTGGAGAACGACGGCATGAACACCCGGTCCTGCACATCCGGTGATATGCCTGCGCCGTTGTCGGAAATGGTGCTTTCAATGGGTCGCGCGGAATCGCCGGAGTCGCGGTTGGACGAAATTCCTATCCGCACCGGCCTCGCTTCCGGCACCGCCTGGATGGCATTCTTGATGAAGTTGATGTACATGCGACGGACCGCCTCCGGATCCCCCACCACCAGCAGCGGCTCCGGATGCAGATCCAACCGGATGCGCACCC
The Rhodothermales bacterium genome window above contains:
- the trkA gene encoding Trk system potassium transporter TrkA; protein product: MKAIVIGAGVVGFDVAKLLSQSDHDVVVVDLESEELAHVADKLDVLTLQGNGTSATVLEDAGVRQADILVAVTAIDEVNIIACMLADRMGVPTTVARVRSSELSRTQSVLKSSDFGIDLVIHPEESVASEITRLIRRASATDVLSMADGQLHLVGLRLDPDAEVIGKTLQEVVADLPDIRFRVMAIVRGIRTLLPTGTERFRKGDQVFVLARPNEIPPVTRLLGKSDRRISNIMILGGTDVGAKVALSLSSEKNKRVKLVEPDRERAEELADLLPGCLVIHGSATDIDLLVTEGLSDMDAFVAVTDDEESNLVSCLLAKHLQVHKTVALLSQAAYIPISQSIGLDAAVNKKLAVSREILRFLRGKHIKSVATVHGMDAEILEIEAGTRSDITRNPLKSLNLPSGMLIGAVIHSDGVEVATGHTSIREGDRAYVFVMPKMVSKLEALFAAR
- a CDS encoding TenA family protein, whose translation is MLDLLIPEFAGTCRTFAEDEWQSATTHPFVGALIDGTLDADRFRFYQMQDARYLEAFADACSLISVRCPHPEDKLWFVDAARLALVVEQELHSGYGERLGYTPEDVRHLDLTPNAHAYSTHMVASAQSGSLLVALAALAPCPWLYTEVGMGLPEYSDSHPYAAWLGTYADPGFITYTNALLARLEKQAGFASPEDREAAKRAFRASVRFEWMFWEQAWTRQEWPV
- a CDS encoding efflux RND transporter periplasmic adaptor subunit, whose product is MTRILAIVAVLVVGAGAIWYATRPAETTGVEYRFVNVSKGNLESVVASTGTLDAVTTVQVGTQVSGIVNQIYVDFNDPVRRGQVIARIDTTLLASSVRDANASLVRARAQLEFNQREYDRVKELHEKGFTTEVALNQAAYNLDIAKAGIQTASISLERAQRNLSYATIISPIDGVVIERNVDEGQTVAASLSAPQLFLIANDLKRLEIQASVDEGDIGQIQPGQKARFTVQAYDNQMFDGVVRQVRLQSTVTNNVVTYTAVIDVDNADGRLLPGMTATVDFLIERVEDVYMIPNAALRFRPTERMMGELRARMEAQRAANGDSASGSRAASGGAPTGAGGGRPAGMNGGFGGASNRALLWYLDEAGQVQTVRVETGITDGSSTEIRGEGLSDGMQIVAGVTETEASGGFSNPFQSSSDAGSRPSFGRGGGF
- a CDS encoding RNA polymerase sigma factor, whose product is MTSAEQRDIRSFERTGTLHIVEEHVQAAAIRNGDERAFRRLVEEHLDSVTRTVTGLLGNTQEVDDVVQEVFVKLHANMDTFRGDATLRTFITRIAINRSLDVLRARKRRRWLQAWGTSSDLESAGGSVEATDSVADAERNMALRRALNALPEKQRIVVLLRLVEELSTEETANVLGIKYGTVLSRLKRGTDALKIELSRVEKAAATEAL
- a CDS encoding ABC transporter ATP-binding protein — protein: MTNQEQDAVIRTRDIRKVYQMGKTQVHALRGVDVDVVKGEMVAIMGASGSGKSTFMNILGGLDYPSSGTYELDGIRVDSLSKNKLADVRNLKIGFVFQGFNLLARTTAVENVELPLLYDRSNRVKNPRKAAIEALERVGLGDRTDHLPNELSGGQQQRVAIARALVTNPAMLLADEPTGNLDSVTTAEVMTLFQELNDSGITILLVTHEHDVAEYATRVIELRDGRIIRDEQQQRASAADALAKIRAERALEDEEVAA
- a CDS encoding potassium transporter TrkG; the protein is MVLNLRAVFTTLGFLVFFLGLFLMVPALTGLVYGEDAWWAYAVTGAGCLLTGVAAWLLKGPEEQRELRIREGFAIVAVSWFLLSVLGALPMVLAGTLDSYTNAFFETISGFTTTGATILGGADTPAIEDVPKSFLMWRSLTHWMGGMGIIVLTLAILPLLGVGGMQLYKAEVPGPSADKLTPRVRDTAKRLWMIYVGITAVQVVALLPAMSFFDSVNHAMATLATGGFSTLNGSIGQFGSGYVDAIVTVFMFLAGVNFALHYRMLRGEVITVFRDVELRVYVGIVAVSTIILTFGLWAPSLALLPDPGDGMVFEGYASLMEAFRYGAFQAVSIITTTGFGTADYELWPPLALGVIFLCFFIGGMAGSTGGGVKVIRHVLMFKNSFKELRQLVHPQAILPVRLGGRTVPADVLKNVVSFIVLYLGLIGFGTLAMAFVGMDLLSAFGATLSSVGNIGPAFGTFGPAENYAHLPDAGKWVLSFLMLAGRLEIFTVIIVFVPAFWRR
- the cysS gene encoding cysteine--tRNA ligase — its product is MALTLRLYNTLTRSVEAVRPIRDGHLSFYSCGPTVYSYAHIGNFRSFITADLIYRTARALGFDVSYATNITDVGHLTEDDISDAGGEDRMAKALRSKEGEAFANVWDLARHYAEELESDWQRLNLLEPSVRPRATEHMREQIQAVERLLADGHAYETASGVYFSVASFPEYGRLSGNRDAEGLEQRVRNVVDDPEKRDPRDFALWKKDDAHLMQWYSPWGWGFPGWHIECSVMAMAYLGDEIDIHAGGEDLIFPHHECEIAQSESLTGKPFARHWVHTRFLQVEGEKMSKSSGNFFTVRQLVAPESDGGRGIDPLAIRMTLLAGHYRKPFNFTFETVKAHVRHRERIVEASKLVDTILAGATDTSAEFAPEGPPTATPGDDNRFAPLMDRALEAMADDLNTPSALAVLFEGVKQILSAGKSLPLSDAHAARAWLDGMNDLLGVVDASSIPTDAAGDPAPNPEDARIDALLAERMAARASRDFARADAIRDQIAAMGIEIMDTPEGARWKRKSNV